A genomic stretch from Flavobacterium humidisoli includes:
- a CDS encoding bifunctional helix-turn-helix transcriptional regulator/GNAT family N-acetyltransferase: protein MTTTTSKIRSFNRFYTAHLDILSQHYLDSEYSLTEIRILYEISESKTITAQKITEILNLDKGYLSRILKRFLKENLIERVASAEDKRAFNIKLTHSGNELLSILNTKSENKIEGKIENLNSSEKEILVDSMNTVRSLLTENKIAREDITYRHEITPGDVGYIIHLHGTIYGKEYNFSTDFEKYVIKTFYDFLEKYSPENDRIWMAEYNNKIIGCVAIVHHPNEEAQLRWFLLDPAFRGLGIGKRLLTDAIDFCKKKTFKNVFLLTTNLQDKALQMYKTIGFEQTKSEEVQEWGKTFFEERYDLRLIE from the coding sequence ATGACTACTACGACTTCAAAAATTAGAAGTTTCAATAGATTTTATACAGCGCATTTAGATATTTTAAGTCAGCATTATTTAGACAGCGAATATTCTTTGACTGAAATACGAATCCTTTATGAAATCAGTGAAAGCAAAACGATAACGGCCCAGAAAATCACTGAAATTTTAAATCTGGACAAAGGATATTTAAGCCGAATTTTAAAACGTTTTTTAAAAGAAAATTTAATCGAAAGAGTTGCTTCAGCAGAAGACAAACGCGCTTTCAATATTAAACTGACCCATTCTGGTAACGAATTATTAAGTATTTTAAACACCAAATCTGAAAACAAGATTGAAGGCAAAATTGAAAATCTGAATTCTTCAGAAAAAGAAATTTTGGTTGATTCAATGAATACGGTTAGAAGCCTGCTGACAGAAAACAAAATAGCTCGAGAAGATATTACATATCGCCACGAAATCACGCCTGGAGATGTTGGCTATATTATTCATCTACATGGCACAATTTATGGCAAAGAATATAATTTTTCGACCGATTTTGAAAAGTATGTCATCAAGACTTTTTACGATTTCTTAGAAAAATATTCTCCCGAAAACGACCGGATCTGGATGGCAGAATACAATAATAAAATTATAGGCTGTGTTGCGATTGTACATCATCCTAACGAAGAAGCGCAATTGAGATGGTTCCTTCTAGATCCCGCTTTTAGAGGTCTCGGAATTGGTAAAAGATTATTGACTGATGCTATAGATTTTTGCAAAAAGAAAACATTTAAAAATGTTTTTCTGCTTACCACAAATCTGCAAGACAAAGCGCTTCAAATGTATAAAACGATAGGATTCGAGCAAACGAAATCGGAAGAAGTTCAGGAATGGGGGAAGACTTTTTTTGAGGAACGATATGATCTTAGGCTTATTGAATGA
- a CDS encoding RNA polymerase sigma factor, whose amino-acid sequence MYKKFTDEELVELLKSGKDKAFDELYFRYRDLLVRFVYLRMKSIAISEEIVQEVLPLFGKDAKQL is encoded by the coding sequence ATGTATAAGAAGTTTACAGACGAAGAACTTGTCGAATTATTAAAATCGGGCAAGGATAAAGCTTTTGATGAACTTTATTTTAGATATCGAGATCTATTAGTTCGATTCGTATATCTCCGAATGAAATCGATTGCCATTTCAGAAGAAATTGTGCAGGAAGTTTTACCTCTATTTGGGAAAGACGCAAAACAATTGTGA
- a CDS encoding sigma-70 family RNA polymerase sigma factor — translation MIQKSFAAYIYTSVRYMTLDYIKSHEVTDQYIQEVLDKNTVSQTSYNAIEDSIYYDELKKAVDEAASLLPKKSKEVFILSRVKHYTNKEIAEELNVSIETVKYHITYALKFMRTYLGEFN, via the coding sequence GTGATCCAGAAAAGTTTTGCGGCTTACATCTACACTTCGGTTCGCTACATGACTTTAGATTACATCAAATCGCATGAGGTTACCGATCAATACATTCAGGAAGTTTTAGATAAAAATACCGTTTCGCAAACTAGTTATAATGCTATTGAAGACTCTATTTATTATGACGAGTTAAAAAAAGCGGTTGATGAGGCGGCATCGTTACTTCCAAAAAAATCAAAAGAGGTTTTTATTCTTAGCCGTGTAAAACATTACACCAATAAAGAAATCGCCGAAGAATTGAATGTTTCGATCGAAACCGTGAAATACCATATTACGTATGCGCTGAAATTCATGCGCACTTATTTGGGCGAATTCAATTAA
- a CDS encoding FecR family protein has protein sequence MPENSNNEIKNFLEGKYSPKGQEMWNKWYDRTDDFFDNMEMVQSDRSKLKKELRKIKNANNVISLPYKNWAIAASLVFLIGLSVFFYQTSNAVESKQFAVKLGEHAKIKLSDGTQIWLNAGSVLKYPKEFKGDTREVYLSGEAFFEVAKDKKHPFIIHTNKMDTKVLGTSFNVQAYPDQTTQEVSVATGRVNVKSTVTEENVYVTPGQKVVFKSQDNKLQAFKDVPVNAISLWRKNIMVFEETPLSEVVATINRNYNVSIEVKNKNLNALKISAYFKELPADQVIGLVCNIINAQYKMDSGVYKIE, from the coding sequence ATGCCTGAAAATTCAAATAACGAAATCAAAAATTTTTTAGAAGGAAAGTATTCTCCGAAAGGACAAGAAATGTGGAATAAATGGTACGATCGTACAGATGATTTTTTTGATAATATGGAAATGGTTCAGTCAGACCGTTCCAAACTTAAAAAGGAATTAAGAAAAATAAAGAATGCTAATAACGTTATTTCTCTTCCATACAAAAACTGGGCTATTGCGGCTTCTTTGGTTTTCTTGATTGGATTATCGGTGTTTTTTTATCAAACATCAAATGCAGTTGAAAGCAAACAATTTGCAGTAAAATTAGGAGAGCATGCTAAAATAAAATTAAGTGATGGAACACAAATCTGGTTAAATGCAGGAAGCGTACTTAAATATCCAAAAGAGTTTAAAGGAGATACTAGAGAAGTGTATTTAAGTGGCGAAGCTTTCTTTGAGGTAGCCAAAGACAAAAAACATCCGTTTATCATTCATACCAATAAAATGGATACCAAAGTTCTCGGAACCAGTTTTAATGTTCAAGCGTATCCAGATCAAACTACACAAGAGGTTTCGGTTGCTACAGGAAGAGTAAATGTAAAATCGACTGTTACAGAAGAAAATGTGTATGTAACTCCAGGACAGAAAGTGGTTTTTAAATCTCAAGATAATAAGCTCCAGGCTTTTAAAGATGTTCCGGTAAATGCCATTTCGCTGTGGCGAAAAAATATTATGGTTTTTGAAGAAACGCCTTTGTCAGAAGTTGTGGCCACAATTAATCGCAATTACAATGTTTCAATTGAAGTCAAAAATAAAAACTTAAACGCTTTAAAGATTAGCGCTTATTTTAAAGAACTGCCTGCCGATCAGGTAATTGGATTGGTGTGCAATATCATCAATGCCCAATACAAAATGGACTCAGGGGTTTACAAAATCGAGTAA
- a CDS encoding TonB-dependent receptor translates to MNEKQMRYAAKCQSIRTIGTKLFLFMTLFFAALTVKAGNVDINKRVTLKVDNESIKNIFQKIENQVDVHFMYESSQVNANQKLSLKLNNVTLEQALDKICGNVLRYEIVSNNVVIKKNQKVTSADQNKIIISGTVLAGDDNMPLPGVGIKDKGSDAATATDFDGTFKLEVNASEATLIFSYVGYVTQEVKVTGTQTINVKLAADVKQLQEVVVMGYGSVKKNEVLGAVGSVSMKETSSRTYNNAAELLQGTVAGVTVINDGGDPTASPTINIRGIGSLNAETPLIVLDGIIYSGSLNTINPNDIASINVLKDAASAAIYGARASGGVILITSKKGVSDKINVNVNYQGGFQNVAKKLEVLNAAEYADAMNLARDNAGLPRIPAFDPAFEPTARTTKTNWMDEIFRTGEIQDLSLSVNGKTEKSNFFLSGSYRKNEGILLNTYGERYTVRANSSFKLADNFTIGENISYSLTDGQTANTSSSYTGAIQAAILYPPNATIYREDGSGQFGGVPEKYIGSYGDVINPVAYLKRLDNKNPISTILINPYAEWEIVPGLKVKSNWGYTRIQDNATDFTVKVTEPGKIFDFNRLTLKNITTTDLLSEQTISYEKSFGKHNLKALAGYTYQETKRDFYTVEGTGFDNEDPSQRYLLNAKLIQQTAAGRSDEIISSYVGRINYDFNQKYLISGIVRRDGTSKLLENNRWKVYPSVSAGWLISEENFMKGIEPIISNLKLRASWGQIGNLGNLGPYQFSVPLVQSQALIGAVPSINYGYAESELSNPNLKWESSEQTNIGLDFTMLNNSLVGSVDAYVKKNKDMLVRDQLPGVSGTPQGRIVNSGDVENKGIEVSLTYQKTRGEFKFDVTANAGFLSNRIVSIKDDLTSLEPLNLSRVRSLPLANIYQVGSPVGAFYGYATDGLFQSNDEVKAFVNKDGVMYQPNAVAGDIKFKDENGDGVINNSDRVVLGSPFPKTTYSLNANFRYKGFDMNVFFSGAAGNSVFNAVKHTGLNASFPGYNLLAESKEAWSPTNTNTNVPVLSSTDNNNNFGRISDLYIEDASFLRLKNVSIGYTIKESWLNGKAKLRFFISGQNLFTITKYSGMDPEVGLKNFGMDLGRYPLSRIYMTGVNATF, encoded by the coding sequence ATGAATGAAAAACAAATGCGGTATGCCGCAAAATGTCAGAGCATAAGGACAATAGGAACAAAATTATTCCTGTTTATGACTTTGTTTTTTGCTGCACTAACAGTAAAAGCCGGGAATGTTGACATTAACAAAAGAGTGACTTTAAAAGTTGACAATGAAAGTATAAAAAATATATTTCAAAAAATTGAAAATCAGGTTGATGTGCATTTTATGTACGAAAGCAGCCAAGTAAATGCCAATCAGAAATTAAGTTTAAAACTGAACAATGTAACGCTAGAACAAGCGTTGGATAAAATTTGCGGTAATGTGCTTCGATATGAGATTGTTAGCAATAATGTGGTAATCAAGAAAAATCAGAAGGTTACTTCGGCAGATCAAAATAAAATTATTATTTCAGGAACTGTTTTAGCAGGAGACGATAATATGCCTTTGCCTGGTGTTGGAATTAAAGATAAAGGTTCGGATGCTGCAACAGCGACAGATTTTGACGGAACATTCAAATTGGAAGTAAACGCTTCTGAAGCAACGCTTATTTTTTCTTACGTCGGATATGTAACGCAAGAGGTAAAAGTTACTGGCACGCAAACCATTAATGTAAAATTGGCTGCCGATGTAAAACAGCTTCAAGAAGTTGTGGTAATGGGGTATGGAAGCGTGAAAAAAAATGAAGTTTTAGGAGCTGTTGGTTCTGTTTCTATGAAAGAAACTTCAAGCAGAACCTACAACAACGCCGCCGAATTGTTGCAAGGAACAGTTGCCGGAGTTACCGTAATCAATGATGGTGGAGATCCTACTGCTTCGCCAACAATCAATATTCGTGGTATTGGATCTTTGAATGCTGAAACACCTCTAATTGTTTTGGACGGAATTATTTACAGCGGATCTTTAAATACCATAAATCCAAATGATATTGCATCGATAAATGTTTTAAAAGATGCGGCTTCTGCAGCAATTTACGGTGCAAGAGCTTCGGGTGGGGTAATTTTAATTACTTCTAAAAAAGGAGTTTCAGATAAAATTAATGTAAATGTAAACTATCAGGGAGGTTTTCAGAATGTAGCCAAAAAATTAGAGGTTTTAAACGCTGCAGAATATGCTGATGCTATGAATCTCGCAAGAGATAATGCAGGTTTGCCTAGAATTCCTGCTTTCGACCCTGCATTTGAACCAACTGCAAGAACAACAAAAACAAACTGGATGGATGAAATTTTCCGTACAGGAGAAATTCAAGATCTGTCTCTTTCGGTAAACGGAAAAACAGAAAAGTCTAATTTCTTTCTTTCTGGAAGTTATAGAAAAAACGAAGGTATTTTGTTAAATACTTATGGCGAGCGTTATACAGTAAGAGCAAATTCTTCTTTCAAATTGGCTGATAATTTTACAATTGGAGAAAATATTTCGTACTCCTTAACTGATGGTCAGACTGCTAATACGTCAAGTTCGTATACAGGAGCAATTCAAGCAGCAATTTTGTATCCGCCAAACGCAACGATTTACAGAGAAGACGGTTCAGGTCAATTTGGTGGTGTTCCAGAAAAATATATTGGTTCTTACGGAGACGTTATCAATCCGGTAGCGTATTTGAAAAGATTAGACAATAAAAATCCAATTTCTACCATTTTGATCAATCCGTATGCAGAATGGGAAATTGTTCCAGGGTTAAAAGTAAAATCTAACTGGGGTTACACCAGAATTCAGGATAATGCAACAGATTTTACGGTAAAAGTTACTGAGCCAGGAAAAATATTCGATTTCAACAGATTGACTCTGAAAAATATAACCACGACAGATTTATTGAGCGAACAGACTATTTCTTATGAGAAATCATTTGGAAAACACAATTTGAAAGCTCTGGCTGGATATACGTATCAAGAGACTAAAAGAGATTTTTATACGGTTGAAGGAACTGGTTTTGATAACGAAGATCCATCACAGCGTTATTTATTGAATGCAAAATTGATTCAGCAGACGGCAGCAGGAAGATCAGATGAAATTATTTCTTCTTATGTGGGAAGAATCAATTACGATTTCAATCAGAAATATTTAATCTCGGGAATTGTTCGCCGCGACGGAACTTCAAAACTATTAGAAAATAACCGCTGGAAAGTTTATCCTTCTGTTTCTGCGGGTTGGTTAATTTCTGAAGAAAATTTCATGAAAGGTATTGAGCCAATCATCAGTAATTTAAAACTACGCGCAAGCTGGGGACAAATTGGAAACTTAGGAAACCTTGGGCCATATCAATTTAGTGTGCCTTTGGTTCAATCTCAAGCTTTAATTGGAGCTGTACCATCAATCAATTACGGTTATGCTGAAAGCGAATTATCAAATCCGAATTTGAAATGGGAAAGCTCTGAGCAGACTAATATTGGTTTAGATTTTACCATGCTAAATAATAGTTTAGTAGGATCTGTTGATGCTTATGTGAAAAAAAATAAAGACATGTTGGTTCGTGACCAATTGCCAGGTGTTTCTGGAACGCCACAAGGAAGAATAGTTAACTCGGGAGATGTTGAAAACAAAGGAATCGAGGTGAGTTTAACCTATCAAAAAACTCGTGGAGAATTTAAATTTGATGTAACAGCAAATGCTGGATTCTTAAGCAATAGAATTGTTTCTATTAAAGACGATTTGACTTCGTTAGAACCTTTAAATTTAAGTAGAGTTCGTAGTTTGCCATTGGCGAATATTTACCAAGTCGGAAGCCCAGTTGGAGCTTTCTATGGGTATGCGACGGATGGATTATTCCAAAGCAATGATGAGGTGAAAGCTTTCGTAAATAAAGATGGCGTAATGTATCAACCAAATGCAGTTGCTGGGGATATTAAATTTAAAGATGAAAATGGAGATGGTGTAATCAACAATAGCGATAGAGTAGTTTTAGGAAGTCCTTTTCCAAAAACAACGTATAGTTTAAATGCCAATTTCAGATATAAAGGATTCGATATGAATGTCTTTTTCAGCGGAGCTGCAGGAAATAGTGTTTTCAATGCGGTAAAACATACCGGTTTAAATGCTTCTTTCCCAGGTTACAACTTATTGGCAGAATCAAAAGAGGCTTGGTCACCAACAAATACCAATACCAATGTTCCGGTTCTATCTTCAACAGACAACAACAATAACTTCGGACGTATTTCTGATTTATACATTGAAGATGCTTCTTTCTTAAGACTGAAAAACGTTTCGATTGGTTATACGATTAAAGAAAGCTGGCTGAACGGAAAAGCAAAATTGAGATTCTTTATTTCTGGACAAAACTTATTTACAATCACGAAATATTCTGGAATGGATCCTGAAGTTGGGCTTAAAAACTTCGGAATGGATTTAGGACGTTATCCGCTTTCTCGTATTTACATGACAGGTGTTAACGCAACTTTTTAA
- a CDS encoding RagB/SusD family nutrient uptake outer membrane protein — translation MKKISLLLLSFVLLVSTSACESELDVVPQGAPSSGNFWKTPADAKAGVNAIYALYSDDNMYGRGFFWLNNASDDIGTKPRQNAERIKNFIVDGSESDTKDIWRIHYEIMKRCNDVIRNVPKIALDESTRNGMLGEAYFNHAVMHLELAYHYGDDRAGIPIQDREDPTNVFVPRAKNVAENYAYIEADLIKAADLLPYFDQLTPDNYGRAHKTAAWAYLVRTYLYAKDWDNAIKYANMIVASGKHKLLDNFEDVFKISNNWSSEYIWSVTSSAENTSLGSIFPGVCLEDKGWGVYNGWGNFYPTKELFDTYAANDKRRSATILQKGDKFVYFGETVTFNEGNHVVSSSNRTGYQFKKYMEPFSYPKTTSGGVDIRYVNANGDKPSTALNVPLLRYADVILMLAEAKLMKGQNADTEINMIRHRAGLTDLSGATMVDLKRERRCELAGEWTDRHFDLVRWGDAKETYAKPLHHYDGSVIYPARNFNPAIHHVWPIPPDEIAVSKGALTQNQGW, via the coding sequence ATGAAAAAAATAAGTCTTTTATTATTGAGTTTCGTGCTTTTGGTAAGCACTTCGGCTTGCGAAAGCGAACTTGATGTTGTGCCTCAAGGAGCTCCTTCAAGCGGAAATTTCTGGAAAACGCCTGCAGATGCAAAAGCGGGAGTAAATGCAATTTATGCTTTATATTCTGATGATAATATGTACGGTCGTGGTTTCTTCTGGTTAAATAATGCCAGCGATGATATTGGAACAAAACCTAGACAAAATGCAGAAAGAATTAAAAACTTTATTGTAGACGGATCTGAATCGGATACTAAGGATATTTGGAGAATTCACTACGAAATTATGAAACGTTGTAACGACGTGATTCGTAATGTTCCAAAGATTGCATTAGACGAAAGTACAAGAAATGGAATGTTGGGAGAAGCTTATTTTAACCATGCTGTAATGCATTTAGAATTAGCATACCATTATGGAGACGATCGTGCAGGAATTCCGATTCAAGATAGAGAAGATCCAACAAATGTTTTTGTGCCTCGTGCTAAAAATGTGGCCGAAAATTACGCTTATATTGAAGCAGATTTAATCAAAGCGGCAGATTTGTTGCCTTATTTTGATCAGCTTACACCAGACAATTACGGACGCGCTCACAAAACTGCGGCTTGGGCTTATTTGGTTCGCACTTATTTGTATGCAAAAGATTGGGACAACGCCATCAAATATGCAAACATGATCGTGGCTAGTGGAAAACACAAATTATTAGACAATTTTGAGGATGTATTTAAAATCAGTAACAACTGGTCTTCAGAATATATTTGGTCGGTAACTTCAAGTGCAGAAAACACTTCTTTGGGATCTATTTTTCCTGGCGTTTGTTTGGAAGATAAAGGTTGGGGAGTTTACAACGGATGGGGAAATTTTTATCCAACAAAAGAATTATTCGATACTTATGCCGCGAACGATAAAAGACGAAGCGCTACGATTTTACAAAAAGGAGACAAATTTGTTTATTTCGGAGAAACAGTAACTTTTAATGAAGGAAATCACGTAGTAAGTTCAAGTAATAGAACTGGTTATCAGTTTAAAAAATATATGGAGCCGTTTAGTTATCCAAAAACAACTTCGGGCGGAGTGGATATTCGTTATGTAAATGCAAACGGAGATAAGCCTTCAACAGCTTTAAATGTTCCTCTTTTACGTTATGCAGATGTCATTTTGATGTTAGCGGAAGCGAAATTAATGAAAGGGCAAAACGCAGACACAGAAATCAATATGATTCGTCACCGTGCAGGTCTTACAGATCTTTCTGGTGCAACAATGGTCGATTTAAAAAGAGAAAGAAGATGCGAGTTAGCGGGAGAATGGACAGATCGTCATTTCGATTTAGTGCGTTGGGGAGATGCAAAAGAAACGTATGCAAAACCATTGCATCATTATGATGGAAGCGTAATTTATCCTGCTCGTAATTTTAATCCAGCGATTCATCACGTTTGGCCAATTCCGCCAGATGAAATCGCAGTAAGTAAAGGAGCTTTGACTCAAAACCAAGGCTGGTAA
- a CDS encoding alkaline phosphatase, whose product MKKIITLFCLQFCLFAQAQEYSASNIHSHNDYESKLPFYGAYSNETGVIEADVFLVNNELFVAHTSKEITPHNTLKSMYLEPLSNKLKTLEGKAYPSNKPLILMIDIKSDADSTLKAITQQLKTFPDIISNKNIKVVISGNRPLPSLWAAYPDFIYFDGRLNENYTSDQLARVEMISEDLHEITVWNGKGVLTQADSEKIQAIIKKVHDQKKKIRFWATQDNVNTYMTLMNLKVDFIGTDKVTELTQFINSIQTTFYQNTEFHQAYIPKNVFKNKRPKNVILLIGDGMGLTQIYSGYTANKGQLSLFNIPTQGFSITKASDSYITDSAAGATAMATGHKTNNRFISVDEQGKPLQTIAEQLAKKNYKTAIISAGNITDATPAAFYAHQPERSFSEPIANDFLSSPSDILIGGGQKEFISRKDGKDLSKTLIAKGYTFSDKFSSLDTIKNSKFVVLEDAAVVSIKNGRGDFLTKSLAKATNTFSKTKNPFFIMAEGAQIDYGGHQNNVEYVVREMLDFDKLVGQAMEFVDKNPETLLIVTADHETGGLSLIDGSIEKGYVHGSFSTNDHTAIPVPVFAYGPGSEKFMGVYQNTAIYDKIIELIGK is encoded by the coding sequence ATGAAAAAAATAATCACACTTTTTTGCCTTCAATTTTGCCTATTCGCGCAAGCGCAAGAATATAGTGCGTCCAACATTCATTCGCATAACGATTACGAAAGTAAGCTGCCATTTTATGGAGCTTATTCTAACGAAACTGGTGTTATAGAAGCCGATGTTTTTTTAGTGAATAACGAATTATTTGTGGCACACACTTCTAAAGAAATCACTCCTCACAATACACTTAAAAGCATGTATTTGGAACCGCTTTCTAACAAATTAAAAACGTTGGAAGGAAAAGCTTATCCGAGCAACAAACCTTTGATTTTAATGATTGATATTAAATCAGATGCCGATTCGACTCTTAAAGCAATTACACAACAGCTAAAGACTTTTCCTGATATCATTTCGAATAAAAATATAAAAGTGGTTATTTCTGGCAACAGGCCTTTGCCATCGCTTTGGGCAGCTTATCCAGATTTTATTTATTTTGATGGAAGATTGAATGAAAATTACACTTCAGATCAATTGGCGAGAGTTGAAATGATTAGCGAAGATTTGCATGAAATCACAGTTTGGAACGGAAAAGGAGTTCTAACACAGGCAGATTCTGAAAAAATTCAGGCAATTATAAAAAAAGTCCACGATCAAAAGAAAAAAATAAGATTCTGGGCGACGCAAGACAACGTGAACACGTATATGACTTTGATGAATTTAAAAGTTGATTTTATCGGAACGGATAAAGTAACCGAACTGACTCAATTTATTAATAGTATCCAAACGACATTTTATCAGAATACAGAATTTCATCAAGCTTATATTCCTAAAAATGTTTTCAAGAATAAGCGTCCAAAAAATGTTATTCTTTTAATAGGAGACGGAATGGGATTAACGCAAATCTATTCGGGTTATACAGCAAACAAAGGGCAATTGAGTTTGTTCAACATTCCAACTCAAGGATTTTCGATCACAAAAGCTTCCGATAGTTATATCACAGATTCTGCGGCAGGAGCAACGGCAATGGCAACGGGACATAAAACCAATAACCGTTTTATAAGTGTCGATGAACAAGGAAAACCGCTTCAGACCATTGCAGAGCAATTAGCAAAGAAAAACTATAAAACAGCCATTATTTCTGCTGGAAATATTACAGATGCAACTCCAGCTGCGTTTTATGCGCATCAGCCAGAAAGAAGTTTCAGCGAACCAATTGCAAATGATTTTCTTTCAAGCCCATCTGATATTTTAATTGGTGGAGGACAGAAAGAATTTATTTCTAGAAAAGATGGCAAAGATTTGTCTAAAACTCTAATCGCAAAAGGATACACTTTCTCAGATAAATTCTCGAGTTTAGATACTATTAAAAACAGCAAATTTGTTGTTTTAGAAGACGCAGCGGTAGTTTCTATAAAAAATGGAAGAGGAGATTTTTTAACGAAATCTTTAGCGAAAGCGACAAACACTTTTTCAAAAACAAAAAATCCTTTTTTTATTATGGCTGAAGGTGCTCAAATTGATTATGGCGGACACCAGAATAATGTAGAATATGTTGTGAGAGAAATGCTTGATTTTGACAAATTGGTTGGTCAGGCAATGGAATTTGTAGATAAAAACCCTGAGACGCTTTTAATCGTAACTGCAGATCATGAAACTGGAGGATTATCATTAATCGATGGAAGCATTGAAAAAGGCTACGTTCACGGAAGTTTCAGTACGAACGATCATACAGCAATTCCAGTTCCTGTTTTTGCCTACGGTCCAGGTTCTGAAAAATTTATGGGAGTTTATCAGAATACGGCAATTTACGACAAGATTATCGAATTGATTGGAAAATAA
- a CDS encoding class I SAM-dependent methyltransferase, with amino-acid sequence MTDKSQLLSSIFRHLDGLVTAPVAIALKNKSVLEFILNKKQTSISELTDAFNANEGYLNVALRVLASQGFLEYEIDNKTQVITISVNEKTETAFSLFYLYEDVVELLQLSIHFHPRLFEDTPFEKLNTIFEKYKKRYGIEFSSDPLTKSIQEQILKHIEGYLIGPTIVRLAMNGMFHKYFMETSFRPEEFHKSPENFKKILDFFVHLGWFLEKKGNYQFTEAGLFFAKRASAYGVTVSYLPTFAKIEELIFGNPDALRTAEGKNEIHVDREMNVWGSGGAHDTYFKVVDEILIKLFNLPIEEQPKGILDMGCGNGAFLQHIFEVIDRQTLRGKMLDEYPLFLVGADYNQTALKVTRANLINADIWAKVIWGDIGRPDLLADDLKENYNIDLKDLLNVRTFLDHNRIWQDPKHINENRVSTSTGAFAYRGKRISNNLVEDNLLEHLQKWSPYVRKFGLLLIELHTINPKLTASNLGRTPATAYDATHGFSDQYIVEIDVFNAIAAEAGLFPDQSIFKRFPDADTATVSINLLKGK; translated from the coding sequence GGCATCTTGACGGCTTGGTTACTGCTCCTGTAGCAATAGCACTTAAAAATAAGTCTGTATTAGAATTTATATTAAATAAAAAACAGACATCAATATCTGAACTTACTGATGCTTTTAATGCCAACGAAGGATATCTGAATGTGGCCTTGAGGGTTTTGGCTTCTCAAGGATTTTTAGAATATGAAATTGATAATAAAACGCAGGTAATCACAATTTCTGTAAATGAGAAAACTGAAACTGCTTTTTCGCTGTTTTACCTCTACGAAGATGTTGTCGAATTACTTCAGTTATCTATACATTTTCATCCCCGTTTGTTTGAAGATACGCCATTTGAAAAGCTCAATACTATTTTTGAAAAATATAAAAAAAGATACGGAATTGAGTTTTCCAGCGATCCTCTCACCAAGAGCATTCAAGAGCAAATTTTAAAACATATTGAAGGTTATCTCATCGGTCCTACTATTGTCCGATTGGCGATGAACGGAATGTTTCACAAATATTTTATGGAAACTTCTTTTAGACCCGAAGAGTTTCATAAATCACCCGAAAATTTTAAAAAGATATTAGACTTTTTTGTGCATTTGGGCTGGTTTCTAGAAAAAAAAGGAAATTACCAATTTACCGAAGCCGGTTTATTTTTTGCTAAAAGAGCCAGCGCATACGGTGTTACGGTTTCTTACCTCCCAACATTTGCCAAAATTGAAGAATTAATTTTTGGCAATCCAGACGCTTTAAGAACTGCAGAAGGCAAAAACGAAATTCATGTAGATCGAGAAATGAATGTTTGGGGAAGCGGCGGCGCGCACGATACTTATTTTAAAGTAGTTGATGAAATCCTCATTAAACTTTTTAATCTTCCTATCGAAGAACAGCCAAAAGGAATTCTAGATATGGGATGCGGAAATGGCGCTTTTCTACAGCATATTTTTGAAGTAATCGACAGGCAAACTTTACGCGGAAAAATGCTCGATGAATATCCGTTATTTTTAGTCGGTGCCGATTACAATCAGACGGCGCTGAAAGTAACAAGAGCCAATCTTATAAATGCAGACATTTGGGCAAAAGTAATTTGGGGCGATATCGGACGTCCTGACTTACTAGCAGATGATCTGAAAGAAAATTACAATATTGATTTGAAAGATCTTCTAAATGTGAGGACTTTTCTGGATCATAATAGAATTTGGCAAGATCCGAAGCATATTAATGAAAATAGAGTCAGTACCTCAACAGGTGCATTTGCTTACAGAGGAAAAAGAATTAGCAACAATCTAGTCGAAGATAATCTTTTGGAACATTTACAAAAATGGTCTCCTTATGTACGTAAATTTGGTCTGCTACTAATTGAACTTCATACTATAAATCCGAAACTTACAGCCAGTAATTTAGGTCGAACTCCAGCAACAGCTTATGACGCAACTCATGGTTTTTCGGACCAATATATTGTTGAAATTGATGTTTTTAATGCAATTGCCGCAGAAGCCGGATTATTTCCAGATCAATCTATTTTTAAGCGATTTCCTGACGCCGATACCGCAACCGTTAGCATTAATTTATTAAAAGGAAAATAA